The Malus sylvestris chromosome 14, drMalSylv7.2, whole genome shotgun sequence genome segment TGGGTTTTttgggaaagctttgggttcttgggtttttATAGATTCACGGCagaggtgaaaaaaatgaaagagaactaacatagcttttcgtgtcgtttcccacagacggtgccaaatgttgatgcacaaaaccgaaggggtCTTGGACCAatgtaaatctgaccgtgaatctatAAGAGAGTAAAGAACACAAATATGTAtggtggttcaccccaatgtttgggctaggtccacactgatgttgattgtattcctctgtatgaatgtatggattacaagtgtgagggggagtctgttggaaatatgccctgaaagtcaatctttggaagaaacctttcaggacaatgaatgtgtgtatagatgactcttatacatcaaaaggaaaagatgctaattaggactatctcaataaacgatatatgttctaaatagtgaatccatggacaatggatcgatgtaagaagtaatctaatgatgttagactacagagaccttcttcacataaccatcatgtccaaaaaggttcctggtcatatgattgtcagagggatactgacaatgcaaagACCAGTACATATTGtgtccccttcaattggaaggatggaaagtctcatcccattcgtgtaatgacactaagacaggtatgtaggtgctcattaagggaatgagttcactgaacacaatcgaacgagagtacttgcatggaggtctactcatatgtcaagcaagtaactctaatggttggaataatgtaagtagtcttttgacctgaggcatcatagttgtcttgtggttaggttcttgatctttgattatgtcaaagtcacttcatccgcgggtgtccacggcatagttggggttaagccacttagccatggaggcaagtaaatgcgcaacaagggatctctaatcctcgttatgagaggatgaatactctaagatatgattcgggaatcttcggccgaagtatcgagcgtaataaaggaaatcgttcctatacgactcaattgaatcatataacatggaataatcacattaggggtttgacataatatatccataccctaataatgtgattgagagtattgtattagagaaggatcgaattacattgtatttccaactgaataggttctccgaacaaattctacattagcttgggtagccatgatatatggttagatgtcactcatggcttgtgaattcttctagatgattaaaataagtagtcgtcaaagaagaaggagaattaaaagtaagttttaattcactaagtgattggattaaacataatcaattggattggtgccaatcacctcactaccttgctaattagaacctaaaatgattgtacaccgatacactcttgtagtgtgACAACTattggatgatggaaataattaattggattaattaagtgttgtgattaattagaaagtctaaagaaatcataaaagcgataaaagatcgttttggacttaaagaaaagttcgggttaatatgggcccattaagcccaaacccattgggcttttatttaagcataggatgacttgaaatgataaaagcccaaagcccaaacaacactaaaggggccagccaaataaagggaaagggagagaaagaaagtcaagttgttgacttgtttctttgtgttataaaaggaactttatagtgaaaagtttcattagggttttgtgagttaactttcaccaaaaattgagaaaacacaatctctctctctactcacaaggccggccaccaagagGAGTTCTAACTAATCATCTTTTCTCCTTTTGgtcattcctccatccatctcactacactagtgagtgtggatctttagaggtcttcaatcttggagactaaaggagaaccaaggagcactcattctagcaaagtggaggaggcaaggagggaggctaggctcaaggagttccaagagcaaagaacttggaggtggtccatccttggtctcaagtctagatcaagaggtataaaactataccttcactttgttcttcaataatttCTTAGATGCATCAAATATggacctatgcttcttgaaggggatttgcatgactatagctttgatattatgtgataacatgcttctgttgcttatgtatataaatttttgaattgtatatgcatgctagtcactagaaatcccacataaatctcattatttcccttcagaGTCCcccaaagaaagagagagtttaggAGAGTTTCTTTGTTTGTGAGCCTTGTGGCTtctgtatgtgaggatgagacctcccaattgtgagggtgaggatgcccttttatagactaagggctcctccccttttacataaatcatgggctcaatgtctggaagcccaagtaacgaggcccaatataatatggtactaaCAATTTTATTTACCATTAAAGGAATGGTGGGAATAGTTCTAATTCCTTCTCATAACTTGATGGTTGAAATCTCAGGAACAAGATTTATTTTAACGGGGGGTGAATGTAAtaccctaaaaatttaaatatatgaatatgtggagaaaaatcgaaaataaatcgatttatggttatgtaaaattgaattgagaacttttaagttttgtttgtggaaattattataatttacgtaGTAAAATTTATCGTTAagttgaaaagacaaaaatgccCTAGTTGGCTTAACGTAATTATACAAGGatgtattttatcctcatatattttGGCATATTTCTTGACATATTTGCATAGAGGATGATTCCATGAGCGTGTAGGCGAAAACCGTTCGGCAAACGGAGTTAGAACGAATGAAATAGAAACAAATGAAAGTAGTGGCAAAATAGTCATTTTGCCATGATTTTGGGAAGGTTCCAGATTGTGTTCTGGATGGAAATATGCTATGgggaaggaataaaaaaaaaaagaagaaagaattggGGAGACCAACCAGGAAATAAAAAGAGAAGAAGGGGAGATGGGGCCGAATCAGGATAGAAGGGGGAGAGGAAGTGACCAATGAGATACAAGAGAAAGCAGAGAAAGGAGAgggaagaaaaggaaaggaatTGGGGGAGAACACCCTAGCCAAACCAAGTCATCCCTTGACCCGTGGCCCGACCCCGCTTAGCCATGATTTCTGACGCCTTTTCAGGCAATTTCTCTGGTGATTAGAAGCCACACGCCACCTGGAATTGACCTAGCACCCCTTCCtttccaatttcatcaaaaaccGAGTTAAATTGGCCTTGATTTTGTGATGAACTCATCGGCGAGTTTGTGGGGTGTACGGCTAAATACTGCCATTTTTTAAGGTAGTACAATCACAACCATTAAACTACTCCTCATGAGGTAGGGAACAAAACTAAAACAATTATAGGGGTGGTGGAGCACCAAAGGTGACAGATTGAAGCCACCCATTTCAAGGGTTTTCGACGAATTCGAGGGAAATGAGGGTTTTTcttggccaaattggacttggccacaggtaaaaaacttgctctactcattgaaatcttcatttctgtgaaatttggtaatttttggaaatagtttaaTTTTCCTGCAACTGAGGGCAGCCAGGTAGGGAACAAAGCGAAACAACTATAGGGGTGGCGGAGCACCAAAGGTGACGGATTGAAGCCACCCATTTCAAGGGTTTCCCGCGAATTCGagggaaattagggtttttcctGGCCCAAttagacttggccacaggtaaaaacttgctctactcattgagatcttcatttctgtgaaatttgataatttttggaaatagtttaaTTTTCCTGCAACTTAAGGCAGCCAGTAGCCTCATGCGGCGGTGCATGGGCTGAGACCTCACCTACTTTTCATAGACTAATTTGGATACCCTGATTCCATATGTGACGTTCGATTGATGAAATCTCGTCGTATGActatagttttgataaagactGCCACTTAGACATTATATGATTTGACGATTCGACTGTTAGATTGGCACCAAACTTAATTACGTAATAGAACATAATATTAAAGGATATTAGGAACTGACGGATTGGGAATCTAGCATACGGATTTTCCGGACTGGATTACTAGGGTTATGGACCCTACCCTCGACCATGATTGATGGTTGACTTTTTAGTCAACTAGGCTGAATTATTCTGGCATGTCGTTTATCTTAAAGAGTGTTGTTGGGATTTCATGGAGCTTAATGGGCTCATCGTGATGATGTGTGTCTCGATTTATGTATTGTGGCACCATATTGAGTTATACttgtttattaaatgtgatttCCATTGAATTCTTATTTTTATCTTTAGCCATCGATCTATGTTTATTAATTGTGATTTGACTGTAGCTTTGAAACGTTTATGATATGTGGGTTGTTTTGTATGATTGGTATGTTATGCCCTTCGACTTGAACGGAATGTGGCATAGGTCGAGTTGTATTGAAATGTGAACTAATAAAGCTTGATCCAACTCAAGGGTATGTAGGCAACCTAACAGGGGTTAGATGTAGCCTTAAATAATCGAAATAAATCTTTTGTTGAGAAATTGAACTAAGAAAAGGAATTTGGTGAGTAAtttgagatttaaccttatgttttggtaaataaatggtGGTCATAAATTTTTGTGagagattaagaaattgaagtaGAGAATCGTGATTAATGGTAGTTAACTAAATAAGAGTTTAGTTTGAGCCTATCACCGATATTAGTTTCCGAAATAAATATTTCGGGGTGGGGCGTTACAACCCTGGTGCAGTTTCTATCCGAGATATGCATCGACATGGCTCCATTGGCCAGCTTATCTGCTCTGTTCTCGACCGAAAACCAGTTCGGTTGGGGTGTGGAGGATTTTACAGAATTGAAGGTGAATTGGTGAAAAAAATTGGGGCTTGGGAAAATTTGGTTTCGGGAGAAAGCTCAAAGTGGTTTGCtggagagagggggagagagtgGAGTCAAATACGGGATGTGAGGTCGAAGCAGACAaccagattttttatttttttattttttgaatttttttaatagcCATGTGGACTCATATTGACACTTGTCGCCTAGTCATTATCCACGTGAGAGCCACATTACCAGTTAACGGCTGATTTAATAGCAACCTTAATgaatgtatgaaagtgtcccaaaattataattttagataccaataaaaaaaacttcatatatTAAATATTGAAAATGAAGAGACTTCGTAATAGGAAACTGAGATTAACCTTTTAACAATTAACACCGGTATCCGtatgtttttggttttgggtggttCAAAACTCCAAATCCTAGTGGATAAGAAAAccgctcactctctctctccctccctctctttctctcttcctctctcgcTTCCATCTCCATCTCCAATTCCTTCTTCCTCTGTTTCGCGCTCAAGCGACTGACTGAGACTCACTGACTCCATGCCAATGCCTTTGAAGCTTTATgtgtagaagaagaagaacgagaagacaagaagaaagacaTGTCAGTCTTATCAATTTCatcatcgtcgtcgtcgtccGCAGCCGTTGGATTCTGTCCTTCCCACAAACACGCCCTTCCCAATGCCTCATTTCTCACCCCACTCCATCTCGTTGGGGTCCACCCAGCAAGTGACCAGAAGAATACCAAGAAGCAGAAGAGGAGGGCCGCCGCCGTTGGAGGAGGAGTCATGGCCACCAAGCGCACAGTCCTCAGGACCCACCATACCCTTTTCTGTGATGAATTGTTTAAGGACAGTGGCTTCCAAGGTTTCAATCCTTTGAATTACATTCTGCATTCTTGTTACTTTTTTTGCCCATTTCATTTGATTGCTCTACTGTCTCACCTGTGCAACCTTGCTGTTTTACATCGAAATTTCATGTAATAgtatgacatatatatatatatatatatattgtgatgatttttttttggttgaaaatttaTACTTCTGTTGGATACTCCATAACAAGATGTAGTCGTGGAAGGCCGGGCTTTAGTGATGGTCAATGGATACTCATTAGCTAAGTGGAGGCACATTCAAGTGTTCAATGTTTTAATTGTGGTGGTGAGTGGTGGTGTTTGTGTTGGTGACGGTGCTGATAGTGATATACGGAGTATCCATGGGCACCCATTGACCATCCCGCCGGCTTATTGTTTAGAGTTGGAGAACAGAGGAGATTTgaattggtttttcttttctgtgATATTCCAACGGTATGCAACTTTTCCTTATGATTTATTGGTTGAAATATGCAGCAAAAACTAGAGATCCTCTGTGTTTCCGGGCACAATATATCTTATCCACTACACCGCGTTCAACATCAACAGCAACAACTACAGTGCTTGATATGGAGAAGCTCAGACTACCTTCCTTAGAATTTAATTCCGATTCTTTGGCTTCAAGTAGACCGTGGACATACACAGGGGCAATTGATCCTCCCACTGAGGTAGTAGTTACTAATCGAGAATGTTTAGTTAAATGCCTGCCAGATTCACATGATTCTCGGGTAATAGATAAATTACACAAACTAGGTTtgcattcattcaattaaataacaaaaaacgTTCTAAAAATTTGACATGGATTATGGTTGGGTTCTCAGATAGTTTTTGAACATGTTTTAGCTGCTGTGGCCTAGCCACCTTCACTTGTTCATCACATACTTGCAATGACAAATTCAGATCGCATGCTCTATTTTGGGTTTAGAGTTTAGGATTCCAGTATTTTCTTTCCCCGTTTGATTTTTTATGCATGAAGGATGTTGAGCTTACAACTCTAATTAAATTGGGTGGATATCATCAGGCGAATTTTGGATCAACTTTAGCTACAGAAACTCTTCTTACGAGTGAAGAGGCTGTAATAGCAGCTGCTGCCGCTGAAGCTGTTACTCTTGCAAAAGCAGCTCTGAAGGTTGCAAAGGATGTGGCTATGCTGGTTAGCACTATTCACTCTGCTAAACCAGAAATTTCATCTCCAGTTTCTCCAGAGACTAATGCTTTGCATTTCAATTGGGCTCAGCATATAGAAACTGAACAGGTTAGAGTAGGAGCTTCCATGGGAGCTGAAACTGCATTTTTGGAAGACCATTTCATTCAATATGCAGAAAAAGAGTCGGAAGAAGTGGAGCGAACAAATGAAGAATTTGAACTTCTGCAGGAGCAACTTTCCAAGGGTATAACGGCAAAATCGAGTCGTCAAACCGAAAGGAAGGCCAGAAGATCAAAAGCAGCAGAAAAGGCTGCTGCAAGTGTTGTGTCTGTGAAGTCTGGTTCAACCACTAGAAAAAAGCGTTCTTCAGTACAAGAAATAGACCACTCTGATCCCTTGCGTTACTTGAGATCTACTACCCACACATCTCGGCTTCTTACTGCGAACGAAGAAATTGAGCTTTCTGCAGGAATTCAGGTACTACTAGTGTCATCGTGAGAGTTTTGAATCCACCTTGTTTCTTATGAAATATATCAACTACTCCTTGCAATCTTCATTGATACTGCACCCTTGCACCCTCAGACGAtctaataacaaataaaaaaatgaatgaaaaagtTTGTTTACCCTTTTTGTAGCTGATAAGGTCGCATCCACGCTAATAGAAAGTTCAATAATGTAAAGAAGATCCTTCACTGAACTACTCACAAATATACTTCCATTTTGCAGTGGTTTAAAAATGAACCATGCACACAATACCCTTTCCTGGTTTAAGTATGACTTAATGTCTAGCTAACATTTCGTCTAATTATGTGGGTTATGATGGAGGCTAAAATATACTACACCCAACATATGTAATCTATTGATAGATTCACTAAAAATTGTTTATGGCCAACGTTTTAGGAAGTTACTTTTCCTGTTCATGTATTTCATAGAATTAAATGCCCTTTCCTGGTTTAAGTATGACTTAATGTCTAGCTAACATTTTGTCTAATTATGTGGGTTATCACGGAGGCTAAAATATACTACACCCATGGGTTGATATGTAATCTGTTGATAGATTCACTAAAAATTGTTTATGGCCAACGTTTTAGGAAGTTACTTTTCCTGTTCATGTATTTCATAGAATTAAATTCGAAGAGTATAACTGTATAAGGCTTTTGCTGGGAAGCTTTGGATTACAATTAAGCATGGATTTTGATTGATATAGTATGTTATCATGTCATGGATGAAAAAGGGGAAAATTTCAAGGAAATTGTTCAGTCCTAGAAAGTTAAATGCACGTAGAAGTAGTAATAGAACACAAGTAGAAGTAGGGAAATAGTAAAGTCGTTGTAATAGTTTACAAGTAGAAGTAAAAAGACATTAAGAGTTTCAACTGCACGTATAGTTCAAGAAATATGCAGGCATTAAAGAAAACGTTCTTGGAATATTTAGAGTTAATTTGACTATTTTCAGGAACTACTGAAACTGGAAAAGCTGCAGGAGGAGCTTACGCAAAGATGTGGCAGGCAGCCCACCATTGCACAATGGGCTGCAGCAGCAGGAGTTGATCAGAAGACTTTGAGGAAGCGTGTAAACTGTGGTATTCTGTGCAAAGACAAAATGATCAAGAGCAACATAAGGCTTGTTATATCAATTGCAAAAAATTATCAGGGATCTGGGATGAATCTTCAAGATCTTGTGCAGGTATGGTTTTATCTTTGTCATCATAGATATATATAATGGGTTAGGATTGGGGGTACCCATTTTTTGACATACATTTTGACACGCACTCTGTATGGCTCactttgtaatgtatttcaacgatccaaccgtctaTCTTTTAGGTCTTTCTCAAAGATCATGTCTACCAAAGTCACCCAAATCCACAACGTtatgaccgttggattaaatgaTAGTCATTTTAGAGTTTCCTTCCTGAACCGTATCGTCCATTTTCtttactacaaatgaatgttttaatggttttggatttgtctaatatttttcaaggatgatctatgaatcaatTGAAATATAGTCAATTTGGATCCTTGAAAAAGTTACGGATTGAGCTCTACAAAGTGTGTAAAAAATGGATGTCCTCTACTCTGATCCAACCcatatattgtaatatatatatatatatatatatatatatgtgtgtgtgtgtgtgtgtgtgtgtgtgtgtgtgtgtatgtatatatgtatgtatttatatttgtgtgtgtgtgtgtgtgtgtgtgtattttgtttttaatataaaattactCTCCCCAAAGGatgaaaaaaaactattttcttcAAGTCTTGCCACCTTTGAGTACTTATTCTTGGTTATTGACTTTCAGCAAGGATGTCGAGGCCTTGTAAGAGGTGCAGAGAAATTTGACGCTTCAAAGGGTTTTAAGTTCTCAACCTATGCACACTGGTGGATTAAACAGGCTGTTCGAAAATCTCTTTCCGACCAGTCCAGAACAATTCGCTTACCCGTGAGTTTTACCTTCATAAATTTCTTTTACCCTGTGCTTCCTATTTGGTATCATGGCTCGTGATGGTAGAATTGTTGGGACCCCACATCACATTCCTGCTGAATTTGTGTATGTTAGTGCTTCATGTTTTTAATACTCTTTACATTTACAATATTTTGGTAAAACAGTTTCACATGGTGGAGGCGACGTATAGAGTTAAAGAGGCCAAAAAGCAATTGTATAGTTTAAATGGAAGACATCCTAATGATGAAGAAGTTGCAGAGGCAACAGGGCTATCAATGAAAAGGCTTTCTGCTGTATTACTGACTCCAAAAGCCCCTAGATCTCTGGACCAGAAAATTGGAATTAACCTGAATTTTAAACCTTCGGTCTGTCCTCTCTACATCCAATGAAACGGAAATTTTTATCCAACATTTTGTCACCTTTTGTGTGCTCCTTTTCTGATGATTTCATGTTGTTCTTCACAGGAAGTAATCTCAGATCCCGACGCAGAAACAGCAGAAGATCTGCTGATGAAAAAGTTTATGAAACAGGATTTGGAGAAGGTACTAGATAGTCTCAATCCTAGAGAGAAGCAGGTTGTCAGATGGAGGTTTGGATTGGAGGATGGAAGGATGAAGACATTGCAAGAGATAGGGGAGCTGATGGGAGTTAGTAGGGAGAGAATTAGACAAATAGAGTCATGTGCGTTTCGAAAACTGAAGAACAAGAAAAGAACTAAACATTTACAGCAATATGCAGTTTCATAGCTCATACAGGGCATCTTGATTTTCATCTATATTATGGCTTCAATTTTCATGTTGCCGAGTGGAAATGTACTCTTTTCACTTTCTGTAATACGAGAGAATATTTGTGCACAGAAACAGAATTTTTTGGATCTAGCATTTCAAATTCTTTTAATGTATCAAAGTGGAAAGAAATTCATATGAACAAACGTAAAGACTCATATGTCAGGTACTATTTTCACTCGATTTGAACTCCTACTTCCAGCATTCTTTCTGCTAACATTATTTCCTTCCACACCCATGCAGTGTTAAGTAGTGTTTGATCATGCACCATACAGTTTGTTTCCTCAAAGGAGAAGCAGTCAGCGTGCGTGGTGGATAAAATACATTGGTAAGAGGTTCATTCTATCTGGAACTTGCCATCATAGTGTGGTCAGTGTGGTAAGGCACTACAGTGGTTTTCAGCTTGTCATGGTCGTATGCTAACATGGACAGGGATGTTCGTTCAGCGTAGTTGAAATTTGCAGGTTCGTTTCAATCCGGTTCAACATGGAATCAGACTATGGTACGTCTTCTTCAATATGGTTGATCCCGGTCTTATTTCTGATTCCCCAGTTACAGAGGTTTAGAATTATTTGTCATCTGATCGAAACTATCCTTGTTTTCAGTTCCTATTTCCTTTAGCTTTTGATGTGATTAGTTATACACTTTTAGATCTTTATATAAAGGTTAGTTCAGCTTCTTCATAAACAAGTTTGCTTCTAGATCAAGTAATGAGCCTGCCAAAAAGCCAACGTTTAAGGTATTACTTTGGGGATATTCAAGGTATGTTGAAGGAAATGAAAAAATTATGGCAAATTTGGAGGTAAGAGATGAATTACTCACTAAGAAAACTTGTAATCGTCGCAAAATGGGAGGGTTAGAAGGGAGAAGTTTCGTTCATGTCAAATCCCCTTATAATCATCGCAAGATGAAAAATCATTCTCCTTCACCCTCAATGTACCTTGAATTTGGAGGTTATCCGTTCCAATCAAATCTTTAATACCAAAGAAGGCTTAAGGCTTCAACTTCCAATGATAAAAGTCACAACATGGACAAGAAGTGGAGTTTATAATTTGGTCCTACAGGTTGAATCATTTTCCATTTTGGCCCCTATGGTTTCAACTTTGCAACTGTGGGATTAATGAAAAATGGGCGGGGGAGAGAGGAAATTTGGACATTCGACTTCTTCAAGagaaatattataaaattaagAGATAGATGGTGATAATGTAAACTCATCTATTATTGGAGTTTGTACGTTAATTTAGTGTGGAGTAATAATAATACACAATTGCTTCCCTTTGAATCCCTTCACGATGCTTGCTGAGCTCATGCTTCAATTGATTCTGGTCAACCCTCACCTAAAGTCCTAACTCCAGCATTGGAGGCCTCAAGAGTGGCCCGCCGCAATATTATTTTTCGCCATGCAGTCTCGGTTATTTTATTTCATCTTCAGTAGTGTAGGGGTTATATTATATTAGACCACGGATTGGATTCGGATTGCTTCTGCCTTGATTCATATTCCAATTCATTTATTCTCGGATTAGCGGAATTCAATTTGAACCATCGGATCTAACTAGTCAATCCATATCTGATGCTAATCGGATTCATATCATATCAGATCCTAAATATCATTAGTAATCTCATTcctttattatatttttctatttttaattaaatttttcatGTTGaataataagtttttttttgcataataaaacttaaattacCATTACTTTAaagtataaataatataaaaataaaataatatgttatatttgttgattttaATCGCCCTTAGTTGATCTTGTTTATCGATAATCTCCAGTGTTTTGCAAGCTTATAAGATGATGCTATGCGAATATATGAACAATAAACCAAACACGCTGCCCATAAACCAATGAATTTAGCAAGGTTCGATGAACTTTGCGTACTCCTCGTGTGATCTCTCTTGAGACCTGCATTATAGAGAATAACAACTCGGTTACAATAGCATAGAGCTTCTCCAAGGGAGATCAAAATCCTAAGTGGAATGCCACTATGCATATTTGACATCAAAATCTTTCCAACTCAAGTGTTACTTGTTGATTGGATTTAAAGACTTTGTGATTAAAAGTTAAATTTGACATcaatataaaatttatttttaattaattttaatgatGGGTCCCTTATTCCACTagcaatttaattaataaaaattttgtttcaaccGTTTTTTAATAGGAGGTAGATTgcctgccctcccacttccatactcttcccatccccttctgtttgtgtggtcacggttaagccacatcaatattttatattgattttttttataaaaataataaaacaaaaagtaatatgaatataaaatgttgacgtggtttaactgtgatcacacaaaacaggagggggtgggaagagtatggaaatgggagggcagacaatccacctcttttgaataattacaacatttaaagcTCTATTTTAATAAGAAAATAACATTTGACAATTTGATTGGAGAAGTACAAAATTTGACATAAGACTTTAAATTGTCACATTAGCCATCAATTACAACTTGACTGTTATAATTTGGCATTTCTTTGAAGATGGTCTTATTGTGCTAAACCCCAAAACCTTGttttaaatctctctctcttgggTGAAAGCACTCTTacggaaattgaaataaattcttagtaaaaatgcaagctAATCCaagaaaaacacttgaagtgcttcccaAACGAGCCCATAAAAACGTCGAGCTACAACACCAGATTTGAACATACCTAATTTTGAAGAACCTCTTTGTGAGCTTTGAATGATAGGATAACATTCCATGTCAAAGATATAAAGTTAGCAGTAAGGACCTggaaacacaaaaacaaaaacagtacTAAGCAAAAATAAAACGAGAGGATTCCCGAATGAAACTGGAAAATAAGTAGTTTACAAAAAAGCCAAAGACTTGTAATAAAATTCCCGTAAGttgaaaaacaaataataagaaGCCAGCTTTCGAAATGAAACTCATTAACATAACTCCATGAGGGTTCTAAATTCTAATCGCACACCTAATTCGTTTCAATCCAGTTTTACACTAGGTATCCCAT includes the following:
- the LOC126600346 gene encoding RNA polymerase sigma factor sigB-like isoform X2, yielding MSVLSISSSSSSSAAVGFCPSHKHALPNASFLTPLHLVGVHPASDQKNTKKQKRRAAAVGGGVMATKRTVLRTHHTLFCDELFKDSGFQAKTRDPLCFRAQYILSTTPRSTSTATTTVLDMEKLRLPSLEFNSDSLASSRPWTYTGAIDPPTEVANFGSTLATETLLTSEEAVIAAAAAEAVTLAKAALKVAKDVAMLHIETEQVRVGASMGAETAFLEDHFIQYAEKESEEVERTNEEFELLQEQLSKGITAKSSRQTERKARRSKAAEKAAASVVSVKSGSTTRKKRSSVQEIDHSDPLRYLRSTTHTSRLLTANEEIELSAGIQELLKLEKLQEELTQRCGRQPTIAQWAAAAGVDQKTLRKRVNCGILCKDKMIKSNIRLVISIAKNYQGSGMNLQDLVQQGCRGLVRGAEKFDASKGFKFSTYAHWWIKQAVRKSLSDQSRTIRLPFHMVEATYRVKEAKKQLYSLNGRHPNDEEVAEATGLSMKRLSAVLLTPKAPRSLDQKIGINLNFKPSEVISDPDAETAEDLLMKKFMKQDLEKVLDSLNPREKQVVRWRFGLEDGRMKTLQEIGELMGVSRERIRQIESCAFRKLKNKKRTKHLQQYAVS
- the LOC126600346 gene encoding RNA polymerase sigma factor sigB-like isoform X4 — translated: MSVLSISSSSSSSAAVGFCPSHKHALPNASFLTPLHLVGVHPASDQKNTKKQKRRAAAVGGGVMATKRTVLRTHHTLFCDELFKDSGFQAKTRDPLCFRAQYILSTTPRSTSTATTTVLDMEKLRLPSLEFNSDSLASSRPWTYTGAIDPPTEVANFGSTLATETLLTSEEAVIAAAAAEAVTLAKAALKVAKDVAMLHIETEQVRVGASMGAETAFLEDHFIQYAEKESEEVERTNEEFELLQEQLSKGITAKSSRQTERKARRSKAAEKAAASVVSVKSGSTTRKKRSSVQEIDHSDPLRYLRSTTHTSRLLTANEEIELSAGIQEELTQRCGRQPTIAQWAAAAGVDQKTLRKRVNCGILCKDKMIKSNIRLVISIAKNYQGSGMNLQDLVQQGCRGLVRGAEKFDASKGFKFSTYAHWWIKQAVRKSLSDQSRTIRLPFHMVEATYRVKEAKKQLYSLNGRHPNDEEVAEATGLSMKRLSAVLLTPKAPRSLDQKIGINLNFKPSEVISDPDAETAEDLLMKKFMKQDLEKVLDSLNPREKQVVRWRFGLEDGRMKTLQEIGELMGVSRERIRQIESCAFRKLKNKKRTKHLQQYAVS
- the LOC126600346 gene encoding RNA polymerase sigma factor sigB-like isoform X1; translation: MSVLSISSSSSSSAAVGFCPSHKHALPNASFLTPLHLVGVHPASDQKNTKKQKRRAAAVGGGVMATKRTVLRTHHTLFCDELFKDSGFQAKTRDPLCFRAQYILSTTPRSTSTATTTVLDMEKLRLPSLEFNSDSLASSRPWTYTGAIDPPTEANFGSTLATETLLTSEEAVIAAAAAEAVTLAKAALKVAKDVAMLVSTIHSAKPEISSPVSPETNALHFNWAQHIETEQVRVGASMGAETAFLEDHFIQYAEKESEEVERTNEEFELLQEQLSKGITAKSSRQTERKARRSKAAEKAAASVVSVKSGSTTRKKRSSVQEIDHSDPLRYLRSTTHTSRLLTANEEIELSAGIQELLKLEKLQEELTQRCGRQPTIAQWAAAAGVDQKTLRKRVNCGILCKDKMIKSNIRLVISIAKNYQGSGMNLQDLVQQGCRGLVRGAEKFDASKGFKFSTYAHWWIKQAVRKSLSDQSRTIRLPFHMVEATYRVKEAKKQLYSLNGRHPNDEEVAEATGLSMKRLSAVLLTPKAPRSLDQKIGINLNFKPSEVISDPDAETAEDLLMKKFMKQDLEKVLDSLNPREKQVVRWRFGLEDGRMKTLQEIGELMGVSRERIRQIESCAFRKLKNKKRTKHLQQYAVS
- the LOC126600346 gene encoding RNA polymerase sigma factor sigB-like isoform X3 translates to MSVLSISSSSSSSAAVGFCPSHKHALPNASFLTPLHLVGVHPASDQKNTKKQKRRAAAVGGGVMATKRTVLRTHHTLFCDELFKDSGFQAKTRDPLCFRAQYILSTTPRSTSTATTTVLDMEKLRLPSLEFNSDSLASSRPWTYTGAIDPPTEANFGSTLATETLLTSEEAVIAAAAAEAVTLAKAALKVAKDVAMLHIETEQVRVGASMGAETAFLEDHFIQYAEKESEEVERTNEEFELLQEQLSKGITAKSSRQTERKARRSKAAEKAAASVVSVKSGSTTRKKRSSVQEIDHSDPLRYLRSTTHTSRLLTANEEIELSAGIQELLKLEKLQEELTQRCGRQPTIAQWAAAAGVDQKTLRKRVNCGILCKDKMIKSNIRLVISIAKNYQGSGMNLQDLVQQGCRGLVRGAEKFDASKGFKFSTYAHWWIKQAVRKSLSDQSRTIRLPFHMVEATYRVKEAKKQLYSLNGRHPNDEEVAEATGLSMKRLSAVLLTPKAPRSLDQKIGINLNFKPSEVISDPDAETAEDLLMKKFMKQDLEKVLDSLNPREKQVVRWRFGLEDGRMKTLQEIGELMGVSRERIRQIESCAFRKLKNKKRTKHLQQYAVS